The Lewinellaceae bacterium genome has a segment encoding these proteins:
- a CDS encoding RagB/SusD family nutrient uptake outer membrane protein — MKLTKIILSLLVLLIFSSCVDDILDKKKPAELSSDTYFQTENHALWATNAIYNQLRDWDVHVFAYIGLTDIISDDSDKGSLPNDANFLTEVDNLTFDASNTAFLSVWSGYYRLIYRANLVLENVPDIEMDEGLKERLLHEARFLRGYGYFNLVRWFGGVPLIDHPLESSEYSQTRATATEVYDFIIADLLAAVDKLPEKSQYSSSDLGRVTKGAARGMLAKVYLTLGDYVNAEKYAMEVINSGQYMLYPNYAEIFRQIGENSSESLFEVQVAAYEEGGGSTQFNQVQGVRGSPNLGWGFNRPSDNLVTSYEPGDPRREATVLYVGEILPDGSSVVQDNPALFNERYNQKAWVGPHPGFQENGQGNIRILRYADVMLIAAEALNENNKPEEALVLLNKVRARARGSNSFILPDITETGKDALRQRIWRERRAELGMEQQRWFDIQRQQRAAAVMQGVGKAFVEGKHELLPIPQSEIDLSGGVLSQNPGY, encoded by the coding sequence ATGAAACTTACAAAAATAATATTAAGTCTTTTGGTCCTCCTGATATTTTCCTCTTGTGTGGATGATATCCTGGATAAGAAAAAACCGGCTGAACTTTCTTCTGATACTTATTTTCAGACCGAAAATCATGCCCTCTGGGCCACCAATGCTATTTACAACCAGTTGAGAGACTGGGATGTACACGTATTCGCTTATATTGGGCTTACGGATATAATTTCCGACGATTCCGACAAGGGGAGTCTGCCCAATGATGCCAATTTTTTGACTGAAGTCGATAACCTCACCTTTGATGCTTCCAATACTGCTTTTTTAAGTGTATGGTCAGGATATTACAGGCTCATCTACAGAGCCAATCTCGTGCTTGAAAATGTGCCGGATATTGAAATGGACGAAGGCCTTAAGGAGCGTCTTTTGCATGAGGCCCGATTCCTGAGAGGGTATGGGTATTTCAATCTCGTCCGATGGTTTGGTGGCGTACCTTTGATTGACCACCCCCTGGAATCCAGTGAATATTCCCAGACCCGGGCAACGGCCACCGAAGTTTACGATTTTATCATTGCCGATTTATTGGCAGCCGTGGATAAGTTGCCTGAAAAATCCCAATATTCCTCCAGTGATCTCGGCAGAGTGACCAAAGGGGCCGCACGCGGGATGTTGGCCAAAGTTTATCTTACGTTGGGAGATTATGTAAATGCTGAGAAATACGCCATGGAAGTCATCAATTCCGGCCAGTATATGCTCTATCCCAATTATGCTGAGATCTTTCGCCAAATCGGAGAAAACAGCAGCGAATCCCTTTTTGAAGTGCAGGTGGCCGCCTATGAAGAGGGTGGGGGAAGTACACAGTTCAACCAGGTGCAAGGGGTGAGAGGTTCCCCGAACCTGGGCTGGGGATTCAACAGACCTTCAGACAACCTGGTGACTTCTTATGAGCCAGGGGATCCCAGGAGGGAAGCGACTGTCTTATACGTAGGGGAAATATTGCCCGACGGCTCTTCTGTGGTGCAGGATAATCCGGCATTGTTCAACGAACGCTACAACCAAAAAGCCTGGGTAGGTCCACACCCCGGATTCCAGGAAAACGGACAGGGTAATATCCGAATCCTCAGGTATGCCGATGTTATGTTGATCGCAGCCGAAGCGTTGAATGAAAACAACAAACCCGAAGAGGCACTCGTTTTGCTGAACAAGGTGAGGGCCCGTGCCCGGGGCAGCAACAGTTTTATTTTGCCTGATATTACTGAAACCGGTAAAGACGCCCTCCGTCAGCGTATCTGGCGCGAAAGAAGAGCCGAACTGGGGATGGAACAGCAACGCTGGTTTGATATACAACGCCAGCAGCGGGCGGCGGCTGTCATGCAGGGAGTGGGCAAGGCCTTTGTGGAAGGTAAACATGAATTGCTTCCCATTCCTCAATCAGAAATTGATCTGAGTGGAGGAGTTTTATCACAGAATCCGGGATATTGA
- the bglX gene encoding beta-glucosidase BglX: protein MVLTAFLSILGCKVSQAVVPEGNGMGRVDSLLHLMTLDEKIGQLTLFTSDWVVTGPTMRDSYKEDIKSGRVGSIFNAHTADYTCELQRISVEETRLGIPLLFGYDVIHGYKTIFPISLGEAASWDLKSIEKSARVAADEASSAGLHWTFAPMVDIARDPRWGRVSEGAGEDVYYAKLVAEARVRGFQGNDLRAPNTVIACAKHYAAYGAAQAGRDYHTVDISERTLREIYLPPFKAAQEAGVKTFMTSFNELNGVPASGNKMLLTDILRDEWGFDGFVVTDYTSINEMVDHGNVADEKEAGELSFTSGVDMDMQGAVYYNYLAQSVAEGKVTVEQIDRAVRRILTIKEALGLFDDPYRYCHPSRQAATLLSDKNLAFAREVARKSIVLLKNKNKVLPVDRNKKIALIGPLGNAQYELLGSWHGAGDAKDCVTPLTGLQAQTTAEITYVKGCDLNSEDRSGFAEATEAANAADIVVLAIGEGADMSGEAASRSEIGLPGVQLELAKEMIKTGKPVIVILMNGRPMAIPWLAENADGILETWFLGSQAGNAIADVLFGAYNPSGKLPVTFPRNVGQVPIFYYMKNTGRPMDPNDKYTSKYLDVDNSPLYPFGFGLSYTTFNYTDLKVNKPVFKVSDEITVSVKVTNTGNYDGEEVVQLYIRDLVGSVTRPVRELKAFEKVFIEKGKSKTVSFVLTAEDFKFFDIDMKYTTEPGDFEIFVGTNSDASLSKKIKLVD from the coding sequence ATGGTTCTTACGGCTTTCCTTTCCATTCTTGGGTGCAAGGTCAGCCAAGCGGTTGTTCCGGAGGGGAATGGGATGGGGCGGGTAGATTCCCTGCTACATTTGATGACATTGGATGAAAAAATCGGCCAGTTGACCCTTTTTACCAGTGACTGGGTCGTTACAGGTCCGACGATGAGAGATAGTTATAAGGAAGACATTAAATCCGGTAGGGTAGGTTCCATCTTTAATGCCCATACAGCAGATTATACCTGTGAATTGCAGCGCATCTCTGTTGAGGAAACCCGGCTGGGTATTCCCTTACTTTTCGGTTATGATGTCATTCACGGCTACAAAACTATTTTCCCGATCTCTTTGGGAGAGGCTGCCAGCTGGGATTTGAAATCCATTGAGAAATCGGCCAGGGTTGCAGCGGATGAAGCTTCTTCTGCCGGGTTGCACTGGACTTTTGCCCCTATGGTTGATATTGCCAGGGATCCCCGGTGGGGAAGGGTTTCAGAAGGAGCCGGCGAGGACGTTTATTACGCAAAACTCGTCGCTGAAGCCAGGGTCAGGGGATTCCAGGGGAATGATCTAAGGGCTCCGAATACGGTAATCGCCTGTGCCAAACACTACGCCGCCTATGGAGCTGCCCAGGCAGGGAGGGATTATCATACAGTGGATATTTCTGAAAGAACGCTGAGAGAGATTTATCTCCCTCCGTTCAAAGCTGCACAAGAGGCAGGGGTGAAGACTTTTATGACTTCTTTCAATGAATTGAATGGCGTACCGGCCTCGGGAAATAAAATGTTGCTAACCGATATCCTCCGCGACGAATGGGGTTTTGATGGTTTTGTGGTAACGGATTATACCTCCATCAATGAAATGGTGGATCACGGAAACGTGGCGGATGAAAAAGAAGCCGGTGAACTGTCCTTTACCTCCGGGGTGGATATGGATATGCAAGGGGCCGTTTATTACAATTACCTTGCTCAATCTGTGGCAGAAGGAAAGGTAACAGTGGAACAGATAGACCGGGCAGTCAGGAGAATTCTCACCATAAAAGAAGCGCTTGGATTGTTCGACGATCCTTACAGATATTGCCATCCCTCAAGGCAGGCGGCCACCTTATTGTCGGATAAAAACCTCGCATTTGCCAGGGAAGTGGCCCGGAAATCCATCGTGTTGCTAAAAAATAAGAATAAAGTGCTTCCCGTGGACAGGAATAAAAAAATTGCGCTGATTGGGCCCCTGGGCAATGCCCAGTATGAATTATTGGGCTCATGGCACGGGGCGGGCGATGCCAAAGATTGCGTGACGCCCCTCACAGGCCTCCAGGCACAGACCACTGCTGAAATAACCTACGTGAAAGGATGTGACCTGAACAGTGAGGACCGCTCTGGTTTTGCTGAAGCGACGGAGGCAGCCAACGCGGCGGATATTGTTGTTCTGGCCATAGGAGAAGGGGCCGATATGAGCGGGGAAGCCGCCAGTCGCTCCGAGATCGGTCTGCCGGGGGTACAGTTGGAGTTGGCAAAGGAAATGATAAAAACCGGCAAACCCGTTATCGTCATTTTGATGAATGGAAGGCCCATGGCTATTCCGTGGCTGGCTGAAAATGCGGATGGAATACTTGAAACCTGGTTCCTGGGTTCCCAGGCAGGAAATGCCATTGCTGACGTACTTTTTGGGGCATACAATCCTTCCGGGAAATTGCCGGTGACCTTTCCAAGGAATGTAGGGCAGGTGCCCATTTTTTATTACATGAAAAATACGGGTCGCCCGATGGATCCGAATGACAAATACACCAGCAAGTACCTCGACGTGGATAATTCGCCGCTTTATCCTTTTGGATTTGGATTGAGTTATACCACTTTTAATTACACAGATCTAAAAGTGAATAAACCCGTATTTAAAGTTTCAGATGAAATAACGGTTAGTGTCAAAGTGACCAACACGGGGAATTATGACGGAGAAGAGGTCGTTCAGTTGTATATCCGGGATTTGGTAGGCAGCGTCACCAGGCCCGTGCGGGAGTTGAAGGCATTTGAAAAGGTTTTTATAGAAAAAGGAAAATCAAAAACCGTTTCTTTTGTGCTTACTGCGGAAGACTTCAAATTCTTTGACATCGATATGAAATATACGACCGAACCGGGGGATTTTGAAATTTTTGTGGGCACCAATTCGGATGCCAGCCTTTCCAAAAAAATTAAATTGGTAGATTAA
- a CDS encoding Tat pathway signal protein has protein sequence MPKSIFFTKIGLPVFIFLLVSACDVQHNPTETNLVEAVPFSLDELQNRTFDYFWELADTSNFQIPDRYPQKTFSSIAATGFGLTSYIVGVEKGYVSREDAAARVLNTLKVLFELPQGDQEAGKSGYKGFFYHFLTYEKATRYKNVELSTIDTALLMAGMLSVQSYFNQDDPTEEKIRNMVDALYRRVEWDWFMTDEGVMSMGWKPESGKINYNWTGYSEGMILYILALGSPTHSIPADAWTNWTKTYPWDTFQGQTFVNYSPLFVHQYSHMYIDFKGIQDAYMKEKGIDYFENSRRATLANKNYCLENPRSCVGYAENNWGLTACDGPGYKEAEVNGQKWLFLGYSARGASSVYTTDDGTIAPTAAGGSMPFAPEICLPALAFMWETYYDDLVGPYGFKDAFNLTWTDDKTGKQGWFDDDYLGIDQGPILIQIENYQSALIWNVMKNNPYIVQGLKKAGFTGGWLEDVQ, from the coding sequence ATGCCAAAATCCATTTTTTTTACCAAAATCGGTCTGCCCGTTTTTATTTTTCTGCTGGTATCGGCCTGTGATGTTCAGCATAATCCAACAGAGACTAATCTGGTCGAAGCGGTTCCTTTTAGCCTCGACGAACTACAGAACAGGACCTTTGATTATTTTTGGGAACTGGCAGATACTTCCAATTTTCAAATTCCTGACAGGTATCCCCAAAAGACTTTTTCGAGTATTGCGGCTACGGGTTTTGGCCTGACTTCTTATATCGTAGGGGTTGAAAAGGGTTATGTTTCCAGAGAAGATGCGGCGGCAAGGGTACTCAATACGTTAAAAGTACTTTTTGAATTGCCGCAAGGAGACCAGGAAGCCGGAAAGTCGGGATACAAAGGATTTTTTTATCATTTTCTGACTTATGAAAAGGCAACCCGCTACAAAAACGTAGAACTTTCTACTATCGATACGGCTTTGTTGATGGCCGGAATGCTCAGTGTTCAATCTTATTTCAACCAGGATGATCCAACAGAGGAAAAAATCAGGAATATGGTGGATGCGCTGTACCGGCGTGTGGAATGGGACTGGTTTATGACGGATGAAGGAGTCATGTCTATGGGATGGAAACCGGAGAGTGGTAAGATCAATTACAACTGGACCGGTTATTCTGAAGGCATGATACTTTATATCCTGGCTTTGGGGTCGCCCACTCATTCCATTCCTGCTGATGCCTGGACCAACTGGACAAAAACCTACCCATGGGATACTTTCCAGGGGCAGACTTTTGTTAATTATTCTCCATTATTCGTCCACCAGTATTCCCATATGTACATTGATTTCAAGGGAATTCAGGATGCCTACATGAAAGAAAAAGGGATCGATTATTTTGAAAATTCCAGAAGGGCTACCCTTGCCAACAAAAATTACTGCCTGGAAAACCCCAGGTCCTGCGTTGGATACGCTGAGAATAACTGGGGCCTAACCGCTTGTGACGGACCCGGATACAAAGAAGCCGAAGTCAACGGTCAAAAATGGCTGTTCCTGGGATATTCAGCGCGTGGCGCCTCATCCGTTTATACTACCGATGACGGAACTATTGCCCCTACTGCAGCAGGTGGCTCCATGCCTTTTGCCCCCGAAATATGTTTGCCTGCTTTAGCCTTTATGTGGGAAACCTACTATGATGATCTGGTAGGACCTTATGGCTTTAAAGATGCTTTTAACCTAACCTGGACGGACGATAAAACCGGAAAGCAGGGGTGGTTCGATGATGACTACCTGGGCATAGACCAGGGGCCCATCCTGATCCAAATAGAAAACTATCAATCAGCATTGATTTGGAATGTAATGAAAAATAATCCTTACATCGTACAGGGGCTCAAAAAAGCCGGGTTTACCGGAGGCTGGCTGGAAGATGTTCAATAG
- a CDS encoding TonB-dependent receptor translates to MKNSIFNRILFSLLALCTGTGLFGQMISVNGLVTEDNGEPLYGVNILVKSSGDGTITDFDGKFELKNIAVNDTLVFSYLGFDTQNVPVNGRSLIDVIMSSSSELLDEVVVVGYGIQRKSDVTGAITRVKSEEIQKIPTTSVDQALQGKVAGVQVTPSSGEPGANAVVRIRGVGTLNTASPIYVVDGVILDDIGFLNMNDVESIDVLKDASATAIYGSRGANGVIIVSTKKGKANSETRFQFSTYYGVQDVVKKIDLVNGTDFAILANETAVNEGVSPLYDNPEQYGEGTDWQDVIFQRAPIQSYQLSASGGSDKLIFNLSGNYIRQNGIIRQSEFDRFTFRMNNEYLLTDNVRFGHNLSFMLSGNVRDPGVLGNAYRAYPIYSPRDSSGNLSDTAPVGNPEAQFEFNNNNEKKQRLSGNVYATIDFLKNFTFKSSLGVDLVYLNSRRFTPEFYVSPSQQNPENQISIGTYRGKNIVWDNTVTFSKSYKHSNLSVMGGVSMQEFYGESLGGSRKNIPGDTEEFFYLDAGPQDFQTNYNGASSWGLFSYLARVNYSLNDRYLATVNYRVDGSSKFGANNRYGHFPSFSLGWIASNEAFFPTSEMFSRLKFRAGYGAIGNDKTDIFGLYPSQATVSAGQDAVFGTGEVLNYGATLLALANPDLKWEASRQFNAGVEAGFFANRLTTEVDFYNKVTSGVLIRVDIPQYVGAEEPPVLNAADVLNRGFDISVNWRETGIFSYNFGVVASTVYNEVLSLGEGKEFLLGGDLGVGGKRITRTIPGLPIGAFYGYEIEGIFQNQQEIENSPTIGDEKPGDFKFRDLNGDGVITADGDKAYLGSSIPDFIFGFSMGASYKGLDFSIDFNGQTGNMVANAKKAARFGTYNYEVSYLDRWTGEGTSNTEPRVTNGGHNYLESEWFLEDASYIKLRNVQLGYTLPEALIQKLRFKKIRFYVSGTNLMTWSKYSGYTPEIVSESVLSNGVDQGVFPLAKTYTFGISADF, encoded by the coding sequence ATGAAAAATTCAATCTTTAACAGAATACTATTTTCCCTTTTGGCATTATGCACAGGGACAGGCCTTTTTGGTCAAATGATTTCAGTTAATGGTCTCGTTACAGAAGATAACGGTGAGCCATTGTATGGGGTCAATATTTTAGTAAAAAGTTCCGGGGACGGAACAATCACCGATTTTGACGGAAAATTTGAGTTGAAAAATATTGCCGTCAACGATACCCTTGTTTTTTCCTACCTGGGGTTCGATACTCAGAATGTTCCGGTTAACGGCCGTTCCCTGATCGACGTAATAATGAGCTCTTCTTCGGAATTGCTTGACGAGGTGGTCGTCGTCGGATACGGTATCCAGCGAAAAAGTGATGTGACCGGGGCCATTACAAGGGTGAAATCTGAAGAGATTCAAAAAATTCCTACCACATCGGTTGACCAGGCATTGCAGGGCAAAGTAGCCGGCGTGCAGGTAACTCCCTCATCAGGAGAACCGGGAGCCAATGCTGTGGTAAGAATCCGGGGAGTCGGTACCCTGAATACTGCATCGCCCATTTACGTTGTGGACGGAGTCATCCTGGATGACATTGGTTTTTTGAATATGAATGATGTAGAGTCCATCGACGTACTCAAGGACGCTTCTGCTACGGCCATTTATGGCTCAAGGGGGGCAAACGGGGTTATCATCGTCTCGACAAAAAAAGGAAAGGCGAATTCTGAAACCCGTTTCCAGTTCTCTACCTATTACGGAGTGCAGGATGTGGTCAAAAAGATCGACCTGGTCAATGGAACGGATTTTGCCATTTTGGCGAATGAGACTGCCGTCAATGAAGGGGTTTCTCCCCTCTATGATAACCCTGAGCAATACGGTGAAGGCACCGATTGGCAGGATGTCATTTTTCAACGGGCTCCGATACAGAGTTACCAGCTTAGTGCCTCCGGAGGTTCTGATAAGTTGATCTTTAACCTGAGCGGGAATTATATCCGGCAGAACGGGATCATACGTCAGTCGGAATTCGATCGTTTTACTTTCAGGATGAATAATGAGTACCTGTTGACCGATAACGTTCGTTTTGGGCATAATTTATCTTTTATGCTGAGTGGCAATGTGAGAGACCCGGGTGTTTTGGGAAATGCTTACCGGGCTTATCCTATTTATTCGCCACGGGACTCCAGCGGCAACCTTTCAGATACGGCCCCTGTGGGCAATCCTGAAGCTCAATTTGAATTCAACAACAACAATGAAAAGAAGCAGCGCCTTTCAGGAAACGTTTATGCTACGATAGATTTCCTCAAAAATTTCACTTTCAAAAGCAGTTTGGGGGTTGACCTGGTTTATTTGAATTCCCGACGGTTTACGCCGGAATTTTATGTATCTCCAAGTCAGCAGAATCCCGAAAACCAGATTTCCATTGGCACTTACCGGGGTAAGAATATCGTATGGGACAATACGGTGACCTTCAGCAAATCCTATAAACACAGTAACCTCTCGGTGATGGGAGGAGTATCTATGCAGGAATTTTACGGAGAATCACTAGGAGGCTCCCGAAAAAATATTCCCGGAGATACGGAAGAGTTTTTTTACCTGGATGCGGGACCGCAGGATTTTCAGACCAATTACAACGGGGCTTCCAGTTGGGGGTTGTTCTCTTACCTGGCGCGGGTAAATTACAGTTTGAACGACCGTTACCTGGCCACCGTGAATTACCGGGTGGATGGTTCTTCAAAGTTCGGAGCCAACAATCGTTACGGCCATTTCCCTTCCTTTTCTTTGGGTTGGATCGCATCCAATGAAGCCTTTTTCCCGACCTCGGAAATGTTTTCCCGCTTGAAATTCAGAGCTGGTTACGGAGCCATCGGCAATGATAAAACCGATATTTTTGGATTGTACCCCAGCCAGGCAACTGTTTCGGCCGGCCAGGATGCTGTTTTTGGAACCGGTGAAGTGCTCAATTATGGAGCTACGCTGCTTGCTTTGGCGAATCCCGATTTGAAATGGGAGGCCTCCCGTCAGTTTAATGCTGGAGTGGAAGCCGGTTTTTTTGCCAACCGCCTGACCACCGAAGTCGATTTTTATAATAAAGTCACCAGCGGCGTTCTGATCAGGGTAGATATCCCCCAATACGTCGGGGCTGAAGAACCTCCCGTGCTGAATGCCGCGGATGTACTGAATCGCGGATTTGACATCTCCGTAAACTGGAGAGAAACCGGAATTTTTTCCTACAATTTCGGGGTGGTAGCCTCAACCGTATACAATGAGGTATTGTCGCTGGGAGAAGGAAAGGAATTCCTGCTGGGCGGTGATCTTGGCGTAGGAGGAAAACGGATTACCCGTACTATTCCCGGGCTGCCGATCGGCGCATTTTACGGTTATGAAATTGAAGGCATTTTTCAGAATCAGCAGGAGATCGAAAACAGTCCGACCATCGGGGATGAGAAACCCGGTGATTTTAAATTCAGAGACCTGAACGGAGACGGGGTGATCACGGCAGATGGCGATAAAGCCTACCTGGGCAGTTCCATCCCTGATTTTATTTTCGGCTTTAGCATGGGGGCAAGTTATAAAGGCCTTGATTTTAGCATCGATTTCAACGGACAAACGGGAAATATGGTGGCCAATGCCAAGAAAGCTGCACGGTTTGGGACCTATAATTATGAGGTTTCTTACCTGGATCGCTGGACCGGTGAAGGTACGAGCAATACAGAACCCAGGGTGACCAACGGTGGACACAACTACCTGGAATCCGAGTGGTTCCTCGAAGACGCCTCCTATATCAAACTGAGAAATGTGCAGTTGGGATATACTTTGCCGGAAGCATTGATCCAAAAACTGAGATTCAAAAAAATCCGTTTTTATGTTAGTGGCACCAACCTGATGACCTGGAGTAAATACAGCGGTTATACGCCAGAGATCGTTTCTGAATCTGTATTGAGCAACGGGGTAGATCAGGGAGTATTTCCTTTGGCCAAGACCTACACTTTTGGAATAAGTGCAGATTTTTGA